Within Malus domestica chromosome 04, GDT2T_hap1, the genomic segment gctagaattatctacattaatcttgtatgttggtggaatcctcaccattcttctagacttttccaccaacttgaactttgctagaattctctagcatgtgcatggatctttctttgtgtATGGGCCGGATCAATTGTCTTGGGCCAACACAACATTACATTTCCACAGCAGAATGTGCTTGAGGACcttgtttcttcatttaaaaATGCAAGGAATGAAGTTCAGAGTAGTGTGGAAATTAGCTCGAAGAATTTTGTCCGAATTTGGTTGCTAGTGGTGGGAAAATTTCTATTTCATATGTTTGGTTTCCTTCGTTTATTAGTAAGCTCATTGATTTGCCATGCATATAACTCAAACATTGAAGTGTTGAACAATGTAAAAGTCCCACATGGGAAACTTGACAGAATTAAGCTTATAATGGATGGCTCTACACTTAATTGTATCGAAGTCTTTTGTATAAAATTTCCGACGTATTAGATTGCACAGTTGAAACTTTGATAGAAAGCATGTGCTatatttttaggtttgatttctttctttgtaACTCTCAGGACCCCTTGAATGAACCTGGAATCCATAAGTGAAAGTTTGGATTCTGGAATCTTTAGACAATGGAAGACGTCATTTTTCAGAAACGTTCTGGTGTCATATAAGGAATACACTGTAAAGGAAGTTTTCCCGAAGATTGGACTGGAGTTGAAATTAAGGGGAGGAACAATTGTACCATGAAATGTTGAAGTCGGCTCGATTTCTGATATGCTGCAGGAAAATGTGAAGTTGAAATGGGACAACTTCTTGTGCTGTAAACCTTTTTCTAACATGAAACGAAATTACTGCATGCAAGCTGCAAGCCTTTCACTATTGAAATAACGAACCGTTTTCCGCTTCGTTGTAAACCTATGTAGTATTAGTTAAGTGCTTATTGTGAGAGTGATTTGCTTTGCTTAATTTTATAATATCAGGATATCAACTTTTGCTTGAGTATGTACCATTTAAGATTCTACCATAACTTCTAATAAGCTAATGCAAggtcttttaattttttgatgACGAACAACACTCAATATCACATGttaaaaatccaaatttttaTACGTTATTTTTGTCCTCTAGTTTGATTCTTAAACTATGAGAGGGCTCGTACTCGTATAATTTATATATGGCTAGTTAAGGACAATGTCCATTTCCAGGTTTATTCTCCTCCCTCAATTGCATTTTCCCTTACACTATAATTCATTTGCTGAGAGTTTGTACCTTGAATGGTTAACAATATAATGTTCACCCTTTCACTCGAAGTTACATAAACAATTCTCCCTTTCTTGCACAAAGCTAATTTTATTCGTTATCAAAACCCTCCAGCGAGGTTAATTAGCAAAATGGTAAAAAGTccagagaaaaggaaaaggatcctTGCCGGATTCTTTTCCTAGAGATCCTAGGGATCCCTCGACCATGACTGTTCATCGGACATCATGCAGTCaatttttgttaggtactatttatatttaattttaaattttaaaatttgaaatgatttctgaccgcacaatgtacgatgaacagtcACAATCACGGGATCTTTAGGATCCCTAACAAAagaatccggcgaggatccttttcctaaaGAAAAAAACCCTCCGGCAAGGTTTGtcaccaaaagaaaaataaaaattatataaccCTCCAGCAAGGTGTCTCTAAAATGAAAAAGGAAATGGAAAAAAGCCCTCCAGCGAGTTGCCATTTTATAAaaagaaactaatgaaaatgactttaaaattttgagttttaccaggattgattttttaatgtaaaagtgtggtttttcgttaaagtaaacagtacctcggttttttttgttaaaactcccttttatAAAACCTCAAAAGGCAATGCATAGAGTaaaaattaggggtgggcacttgaatccaaaaaccgaaaccaaaacacgaaccaaatcgaaccgcaccGAATGGTTTGGTTTTGCAGTTTCAAAATGGTTTCAGTTTGAAACCGAATTGAATGAAGGAAAAACGGTTTGGTTGCGGTTCTGGCCatctaaaaccgaaccgaaatcgaAACCACATAACtttattaaatgttaaattCTAATTGGTTATTTTATTGAGTCCATACATTTAGTATGAACGCAACCATATCATAACATGACCACAtaatctctttcttttctttcttctggtCGTAGTCTATAGACTCCGTACTCTTTCCTTCTCATTTGTTGCTCTCGGTCTCCCAATACTCTCTCCCCAGACTCTCATTTATTTTGGGTCGGTGATGATGTTAATGTTTTTGCTCTTGTTGTGTTCAAATTGGCTGACAGCTTTGAGCTTCACGTGCATTCTTTTTGTTTGTGTGCTTTGGAAAATGGTAGCTTGAGCAGCAACTATACGAAACAATAAAATGATAGCTTGAGAAGCAACTATACAAAATGTTATAGTTCACAAAGATCAATGATTTCTCATCCATTGGTTTTATATTTACAACGTGTAAGGTTTTCCTCAAGTATCAGCTTCTCAAGTCCGTTCACAAGTTCAAAGACTTTCTAAACATTCGGCTAGTAAGTGtgtaaaagaaaagggaaagacAAATGTTTGAAACTTGAATGATGCAAAATAAGTTAAAACACTAGaacttttttattgaattgaatgaaTGCTATATTGAAGCCTGCTTGATTGAATTTTAATATTGTATGCATCCTTGAACAATCAGTAATAGAAGTGTatattaaagaaaaatgaaataagaTACAATTAGGTAACCATAATAGCTTTTTCAAATAATGAAACCAAACGAAAACTGTTTAAAACCAAACTAAACCGAATCAAATGGTTTGGTTTTATTTCGATTTAGCCTCAAAACCGCACCAAATCACACCGTAAAAACTTGcgattttgattttggtttcactcaaaaccgcaccaaaccaaTCCGCACCAACCTAGTAAAAATATATAGTGAAAGAACTGCCGATTGATCACCCCAATTCTTCATCTTCATCCATTTCTGTTCTATCAAGATTTCAACTTTCTATCTGCCTCTGTGTATTGATTACTGGGTTAGCTcccctttcttctctttcctctctctctctctctctctacttatAAATTGTTTgacttatatatatgttttgctCCAAGAAAGTGGTAAATAATGATTACCCAGTTGATCAATTTCTTAGCAAAGAACCCTAACATGATCAGATTCTCACTTTATTAGCTCAAcccttcttttaatttttgtaattgtttCCGAATACAAATGAAAGGTTTCAATTTTCTCAGAAACCAATTGAAGCAAATGGAATTAATTTAACCAAGAAACTTAGAGATAAGTCTGATATTCTTCAATAAACATGAGAAAGAACACTTCTTGCTACATAAATATGCGTACTCTGttttaaatccttttttttcttcggtTGGCCTCATTTCGATCTTTGTTTTTTAGGCATAAGTGCTTGTTCTACAATGGCTGACGTTCCATCACACAAGCGGCACTCGAAGGAACCGGAGAGGCCATTGCTGACTCCAGAGCAGCTTGCTCCTCCATTCAAGAAAAACTTAAACGTCAAGCCATATAATAAGTCTAATGTGGAATGGACTGTAAAAATAGTTTATGCAGATCATTCTACATCGAGATGGCTAACCATTGGTTTGGATGACGAGAACCAATTTCTGCCTTCTGTTAATCTTATGCCCATTTACTTGGAGTCCACTGAGCCAAAAGTTGGAGAAAACCGTCTAGCTTTAATCAATACTAGTCTAGATAATGGTTGGTACTCTAATATTTCTTTTTAGTGcattaatcttgtatgttgtTACTTGGGTTGTGGATatgtatggttttttttttcatgattgATATGTGACAGAAGGTGATGAGGTGAAATGGAATTTGCCAAGGAGTCCTGGGGTATCTATAACAGAAAATGTGCTGGAAGACTTGGTTTCTTCTTTTAAACACTGAAGAATGAAATGAAGTGCGCAAAGCTCAAAGAAGTAAATCCTACTTTGATTGCTAGAGTTGGGAAAGTACTTTTTCGTAGGTTAGATTTCTTCCTTATATGATTCATTGGTTGGCTATTGAGCCTATTGTGCCATTCATTTAGTTGATTGTTTAATCCGATTATCCTTTTTACCTTTATGTTGTTCTTTTATCCGCCTCAGAATACTGGTTGAAGTAGAACAAATAATAGTCCATACTATGATAAAATGTTACATTTGGCATTTTAGTTAAGAAGGTAGGATGCCAAGTTGGACAGTGAAGCAGGATTCTAAAACTCTGCCCTTGGTTTGCGATACCTGATACAATATTATTTTGGTATTATTTCGATACTTCTACACAGACAGATGTATAACAATttttgttgaaatctttgaatcAGGAGCCCTTCAATTGACATGGAATCCATCAGAAAAAATTTGTGTCCTGAAATCTTGAAACAATTGAGGAAATCATTTTATACAAACATTCCTGTTTCATATAAGGAAAATATTGTGAACGAAGTTGTCCCGAAAATTGGAGTTGATTTCGAAGAGGAGAAAGATACATTCCAAATAAAGGTATTTGTTTTAGACACGTCACCTTACTGAGTTCTGAGTATATGCTTTCCACAATTCTGACTTTGGCTATTGAATCACTCATCTATGTCCTTCTCGTATAGTTGTCTGATTCCACCAGACCGGATGCAACTCTCTCCTGCAAATGCTGTGTAATGAAAGAACATGTAAAGCTACAACTCTACAAGGCAAGTTTTTCTATTCCTGCCAACTAAATTGGATGAAATGGTATATAATGATTCAGTTTCATGATTGAGTTGTCATGATACTGATTAAGTATAATCTACTGTGCTTCTAAATATTAGGGTTTTATAACAAAAGTAAACGTTAAACGGGTGAATGTGATTAAGCTTTCCAATTTTTGGAACAATGTGTGAACAGCATTTCCACATCATTAATAGTTCCTTAACTCTTCCCTCTTCCCTGTTGCTTGGCGTAGAGTATGTTTGCTAAGACTTACATTGCAATGCCAAATTTCTTTATTTTAGGTTGAACTGAATCAACTGCGTAACATGGTCATGGACATTTCATGCACTACTAAGAGTCTGGGCCTGAGACTAATGCTATGCACGAAGAGACTCGTAACAGATCTGACTGTAAGCTGCTTCACCCAGTACCTTTTGGAAATTGACATTTCTATTCCTTCTTGTTTCAGCAAAGCAATTAGTTATAACCTATTTATCATGGAGCCACAATCAAAACAAAGAATATAAAATTTTCTGTAAATGTAACCGGACGATGAGGTTTAACCATGGATCAACTGCTGAACTTATGCAGCTTGGAATGTGGTTCTGTAATCATATGAATTGTTGCTATTTCAGGATGATGAGATGCAAAGCATTAGGGATCTGATTAATTCGGCAATTCTCGATCCATAGGGTGGGTTGAGGTGGCCTCTGGGAAAGGAGTCTTCCGGAGATAAATATAAAGTTGTTGGGGTTTGGCACGTAATAGCTAATACGTATAAAAATTCATCACTGAGACTGAAAGTAAGACATGCTGATTGATTCGATTTTAGAACCTTA encodes:
- the LOC108173240 gene encoding uncharacterized protein; translation: MKCAKLKEVNPTLIARVGKVLFRRSPSIDMESIRKNLCPEILKQLRKSFYTNIPVSYKENIVNEVVPKIGVDFEEEKDTFQIKLSDSTRPDATLSCKCCVMKEHVKLQLYKVELNQLRNMVMDISCTTKSLGLRLMLCTKRLVTDLTDDEMQSIRDLINSAILDP